A single region of the Nitrosomonas sp. Is79A3 genome encodes:
- the bioC gene encoding malonyl-ACP O-methyltransferase BioC — protein MNSEHTLDKKQLRTAFERAVGSYDQAAVLQREISNRMLSRLEFIKYVPEVILDAGSGTGYGSQQLAKRYSNSQLIAMDIAWAMLSHARPNTAWWQRLLPLLQQHSYYVCADIEQIPVKNESVGMIWSNLALQWCNDLEHTFAEMHRILRTDGLVMFSTFGPDTLKELRQSFAQVDAFSHVNRFIDMHDIGDLLVHNGFSTPVMDMEYITLTYPDVTSVMRDLKAIGAHNVTQGRQQGLMGKNKWQKAIAEYEKLRRDGKLPATYEVVYGHAWKPQSRKSVLTPETRRQLGLMG, from the coding sequence ATGAATTCCGAACACACGCTTGATAAAAAACAATTGCGCACTGCGTTTGAACGCGCCGTCGGCAGCTACGACCAGGCAGCTGTGCTGCAACGTGAAATCAGTAATCGCATGCTGTCGCGCTTGGAATTCATTAAATATGTACCCGAAGTCATTCTAGATGCTGGCAGTGGAACGGGGTATGGCAGTCAACAGTTGGCTAAACGCTATTCAAACAGTCAATTGATTGCCATGGATATCGCCTGGGCGATGCTATCGCACGCGCGACCGAACACGGCTTGGTGGCAGCGCTTGCTGCCATTACTGCAACAACACTCTTACTATGTGTGCGCCGATATTGAGCAGATTCCGGTTAAAAATGAAAGTGTCGGTATGATATGGTCGAATCTTGCGCTGCAATGGTGTAATGATCTGGAGCATACGTTTGCCGAGATGCACCGGATTTTACGCACTGATGGCTTGGTGATGTTTAGCACCTTTGGTCCGGATACGCTGAAAGAACTGCGCCAGTCTTTTGCCCAAGTGGATGCGTTCAGTCACGTCAACCGTTTTATCGACATGCATGATATCGGCGATCTGCTGGTGCACAATGGTTTTTCTACGCCGGTTATGGATATGGAATATATCACTCTGACTTACCCGGATGTTACGAGTGTGATGCGTGATTTAAAAGCCATTGGCGCGCATAACGTGACACAAGGCCGACAGCAGGGGCTGATGGGGAAAAACAAATGGCAGAAAGCCATCGCGGAATACGAAAAATTACGCCGTGACGGCAAACTGCCCGCCACGTATGAAGTGGTGTACGGCCATGCCTGGAAACCGCAATCGCGCAAATCCGTATTGACGCCGGAGACGCGCAGACAATTGGGTTTAATGGGGTAA
- a CDS encoding PEP-CTERM sorting domain-containing protein, translating to MKKLIGLVTLFTLAMPLQSMAAAVSVDAKLNSTSGGSGASVSVFSGNSFSVTVGPLDLWSAGAFPRWSNANGIDGPDLLATGLPDTNGDNPGVSAGTIIGSDIFGNWTQGGLNAPFGSLVGSFDNGVSFFNIGTNYVGIAASNILNLYYFDSNNGDNIGSIIANVSAVPEPETYVMLLAGLGLLGFSASRRKQGT from the coding sequence ATGAAAAAATTAATCGGACTTGTGACACTTTTTACGCTCGCTATGCCGCTGCAATCAATGGCAGCAGCAGTTAGCGTTGATGCGAAACTAAACTCCACGAGTGGCGGCAGTGGTGCAAGTGTATCTGTTTTCTCAGGTAATTCTTTTTCGGTAACGGTTGGTCCACTTGATTTATGGAGTGCAGGGGCTTTTCCGCGCTGGTCTAATGCAAATGGCATTGATGGTCCGGACTTGCTTGCTACCGGATTGCCAGATACTAATGGCGACAATCCAGGTGTTTCTGCAGGCACGATCATTGGATCAGATATTTTTGGAAACTGGACGCAAGGTGGCTTGAATGCACCGTTCGGTTCGCTGGTGGGGTCTTTTGATAATGGTGTAAGCTTCTTTAATATTGGTACCAATTATGTTGGAATTGCTGCCAGCAATATTTTGAATCTATACTACTTTGATTCCAACAATGGGGACAATATAGGCAGTATTATCGCTAATGTATCCGCCGTGCCCGAACCAGAAACCTACGTCATGTTGTTGGCTGGACTAGGTTTGCTGGGTTTTTCCGCAAGCCGTAGGAAGCAAGGCACCTAA
- the bioF gene encoding 8-amino-7-oxononanoate synthase, translating into MFPDWAEQLRAREQQGLRRFRQVVESPQASHITINGHDYLAFSSNDYLGLANHPDLIKSVEEGARHYGVGAGASHLIHGHSAAHHILEESLAQFAGFPKALLFSTGYMANIGVVTALVGREDAIFADKLNHASLNDAALLSRAKFIRFPHLDLTALEQRLADSNARRKLVISDAVFSMEGDIAPVKQLTALCEKYHALLLLDDAHGFGVLGRQGRGSLFVADSDVVHSPSVVYMATLGKAAGVFGAFVAAQADVIETLIQSARSYIYTTATPPLLSHALLTSLKLIEQEEWRREALLQNIAQLKNDLLSSCWKLLPSSTPIQPLLIGESHEAVRVSQALHERGILVPAIRPPTVPQGKARLRISLSAAHQPNDILRLTQALNELAPHS; encoded by the coding sequence ATGTTTCCGGATTGGGCTGAACAACTGCGTGCCCGCGAGCAGCAAGGGCTGCGGCGTTTCCGGCAAGTCGTGGAAAGCCCGCAAGCAAGCCATATCACCATTAATGGTCATGACTATCTCGCATTCAGCAGTAATGACTATCTGGGACTGGCCAATCATCCGGATTTGATTAAATCAGTCGAAGAAGGCGCGCGGCATTATGGCGTGGGTGCAGGCGCATCGCATCTCATTCATGGCCATTCTGCCGCGCATCATATTCTGGAAGAATCTCTGGCGCAGTTTGCCGGTTTTCCAAAAGCACTACTGTTTTCTACTGGGTATATGGCAAATATCGGTGTGGTAACGGCCTTGGTGGGACGGGAAGATGCTATTTTTGCGGATAAGCTAAACCACGCTTCGCTGAACGATGCGGCTTTACTGTCACGGGCTAAATTTATTCGCTTTCCGCATTTGGATCTCACTGCTTTGGAGCAACGCTTGGCGGACTCCAATGCCCGGCGCAAACTGGTCATTTCTGACGCGGTGTTCAGTATGGAAGGCGATATCGCACCGGTCAAGCAGCTTACTGCACTGTGTGAGAAATATCATGCGCTGTTACTGTTGGATGATGCGCATGGTTTTGGTGTATTGGGGCGGCAGGGGCGAGGCAGCTTATTCGTGGCGGACAGCGATGTTGTTCATTCACCGAGCGTCGTGTATATGGCAACGCTGGGTAAAGCAGCGGGTGTATTTGGTGCGTTTGTTGCCGCGCAAGCAGATGTGATCGAAACCTTGATCCAGTCTGCGCGCAGTTATATCTACACAACAGCGACACCGCCATTGCTCTCGCACGCGCTATTGACGAGTCTGAAACTGATTGAACAAGAGGAGTGGCGGCGTGAAGCCTTGCTGCAAAACATTGCACAATTGAAAAATGACTTACTGTCCTCGTGCTGGAAATTACTGCCTTCCAGCACGCCGATTCAACCCTTGTTGATTGGTGAAAGCCATGAAGCAGTGCGCGTCAGTCAGGCATTACACGAACGCGGTATTTTGGTTCCGGCGATTCGCCCGCCGACGGTGCCGCAAGGTAAGGCTCGATTACGTATCTCCTTGTCTGCCGCGCATCAGCCGAATGATATTTTGCGCCTGACACAGGCATTGAATGAGTTGGCACCCCATTCATGA
- the bioD gene encoding dethiobiotin synthase: MSKGFFVTGTDTGIGKTTVSCALLHAFAAQGKKVIGMKPVAAGSENGQWMDVEHLLVASNVSVSRQQINPYAFDPPISPHVAAQQSGTEIDLLVIHHAYQQLSAKADLVIVEGAGGFLVPINQHQTGADLARALNLPVILVVGMRLGCLNHALLTAQAIQAAGLTLAGWVANCIDPQMEVIAENIATLEQRLDCPLLGVLPFSKKEDVGEISNLINFNKLYTS; encoded by the coding sequence ATGAGTAAAGGTTTTTTTGTCACCGGAACCGATACCGGCATCGGCAAAACCACTGTGAGCTGCGCATTGCTGCATGCTTTTGCCGCACAAGGCAAAAAGGTAATCGGCATGAAACCGGTTGCCGCGGGTAGTGAGAACGGCCAATGGATGGATGTCGAGCACCTGCTGGTAGCGAGTAACGTGAGCGTTTCGCGTCAGCAGATCAATCCCTATGCATTCGATCCGCCCATTTCTCCGCATGTCGCGGCACAACAATCGGGAACGGAAATTGATCTGTTGGTGATTCATCACGCTTATCAGCAACTCAGTGCAAAAGCGGATCTTGTCATCGTCGAAGGTGCCGGAGGGTTTCTGGTGCCGATCAATCAGCATCAGACCGGTGCGGATCTGGCACGTGCGTTGAATCTTCCGGTGATACTGGTGGTCGGTATGCGCTTAGGCTGTTTAAATCACGCATTGCTAACAGCTCAGGCAATACAGGCTGCAGGATTGACATTGGCAGGCTGGGTGGCGAATTGTATAGATCCGCAGATGGAAGTGATTGCCGAGAATATTGCGACATTGGAGCAGCGGTTGGATTGTCCGTTGCTGGGTGTGTTGCCGTTTAGCAAAAAAGAAGATGTGGGAGAAATATCTAACCTGATAAATTTTAATAAACTTTACACCTCCTAA
- the bioH gene encoding pimeloyl-ACP methyl ester esterase BioH, protein MTHLHVESIGNGPDLVLLHGWAMHSGIWGGVRDQLARKFHLHLVDLPGHGLSPACEPGTLNHLIEIITEILPAHCMVGGWSLGGQIAMELALREPVRVQQLILISTTPSFAKREDWEWGMEQKLLQLFLENLKLNYATTINRFLTLQMSGDRDASKILLQLREHFLQRAEPDPDALQKGLRILQESDLRDRVAAIKQPVLIVHGNNDVITHPAAAEWMHQQLPQSQRVLFSHCGHAPFLSYPEQFVTCLNEFRTHA, encoded by the coding sequence ATGACGCATCTGCATGTCGAATCGATAGGGAATGGCCCCGATCTCGTTTTATTGCACGGCTGGGCCATGCACAGTGGTATTTGGGGTGGCGTTCGTGATCAATTGGCGCGAAAATTCCACTTGCATTTGGTAGATTTGCCGGGGCACGGACTCAGCCCCGCGTGTGAACCGGGAACGCTGAATCACCTCATTGAGATTATCACGGAAATTCTGCCGGCGCATTGCATGGTGGGCGGTTGGTCATTGGGCGGACAGATTGCGATGGAACTGGCGCTGCGTGAACCGGTACGTGTGCAGCAACTGATTCTGATTTCGACTACGCCCAGTTTCGCCAAACGTGAAGATTGGGAGTGGGGAATGGAGCAGAAATTGTTACAACTATTTTTGGAAAATCTGAAACTCAATTATGCGACCACGATCAACCGCTTCCTGACTTTGCAAATGAGCGGAGACCGGGATGCAAGCAAGATTCTGCTGCAACTGCGCGAGCACTTTCTTCAGCGCGCCGAACCCGATCCGGATGCATTGCAGAAGGGGCTCAGGATTTTGCAAGAGAGTGACTTACGTGATCGTGTGGCAGCCATCAAACAACCGGTTTTAATAGTGCACGGTAATAATGACGTGATTACGCATCCCGCCGCTGCCGAGTGGATGCATCAGCAATTACCGCAATCGCAGCGGGTACTGTTTTCGCACTGCGGCCATGCACCATTTTTATCCTATCCTGAACAATTTGTGACTTGCCTTAATGAATTCCGAACACACGCTTGA
- a CDS encoding DUF4177 domain-containing protein: MAYKEYKVLYVTEGGLGTIFLGASGIPIKRLEITLNKEAADGWTLVFQFVEQKRFMLFWKREAVIITLAR, translated from the coding sequence ATGGCTTACAAGGAATATAAAGTGTTATATGTGACCGAAGGCGGACTGGGGACCATTTTTCTGGGCGCTTCGGGGATTCCGATCAAGCGGCTGGAAATAACGCTCAATAAGGAAGCCGCAGATGGCTGGACGTTGGTGTTTCAGTTTGTCGAGCAAAAGCGGTTTATGCTGTTCTGGAAACGGGAAGCGGTCATTATTACGCTGGCCCGCTGA
- a CDS encoding DUF202 domain-containing protein has protein sequence MSDLKDPRVLFAAERTLLAWNRTSLALIAFGFLVERAGLLLNAIAPSQAHAASMVLTFWLGLAFIALGALSAAYSSRQYAAVLKTLSPAEFPEGYEARWGMLVNVIVAILGVGLIVVLYIARS, from the coding sequence ATGTCAGACCTCAAAGATCCCAGAGTTCTCTTCGCGGCAGAGCGCACTTTACTGGCATGGAACCGTACCAGCCTTGCCTTGATTGCTTTTGGCTTTCTGGTTGAGCGTGCTGGTCTTCTGCTGAATGCCATTGCGCCAAGCCAGGCGCACGCTGCTAGTATGGTGCTGACATTTTGGTTGGGTTTGGCTTTCATCGCTTTGGGTGCATTGTCTGCAGCATATTCTTCCCGTCAGTATGCGGCCGTTCTGAAAACCCTGAGTCCAGCCGAATTTCCTGAGGGTTACGAAGCGCGTTGGGGCATGTTGGTTAATGTCATCGTGGCAATCTTGGGTGTGGGGCTCATCGTGGTTCTCTACATTGCACGCTCCTAA
- a CDS encoding membrane protein has protein sequence MKTKEAIQEEEERIRKLVRELPDEKRLLFFQQAEKNLKDPDTYATLNFLFVAGLHHYYLGQWVRGSINLFIFLAGIVFLFSGQVAIGIVLLIAISMVELRALFAAQTVVQDYNNAVMERIYRAVIKD, from the coding sequence GTGAAAACGAAAGAAGCAATCCAAGAAGAGGAGGAGCGTATCCGAAAGCTGGTGCGCGAATTGCCGGATGAGAAAAGGCTTCTATTTTTCCAGCAGGCAGAAAAAAATCTGAAAGATCCGGACACCTACGCGACGTTAAACTTTCTGTTTGTGGCCGGGCTTCATCACTATTATCTGGGTCAATGGGTTCGCGGTTCGATTAATTTATTTATATTTTTGGCCGGCATTGTTTTTCTATTTTCTGGGCAAGTGGCAATTGGAATCGTGTTGCTGATTGCGATCAGTATGGTTGAGCTAAGAGCTTTATTTGCTGCGCAGACCGTGGTTCAGGATTACAACAATGCTGTGATGGAAAGAATCTATCGTGCAGTGATCAAGGATTGA
- a CDS encoding lipase family protein, which translates to MKLVLVITAIFSAFYALSSSAANEWDIKTAYRLAVASDCAYSAENGKSKVRDCFNLHINNAPKGSDVLDVFKELPDNAIETFRTGGVFSDEDINAAILVKIPGGAIVAFRGTKASPQDWLHNIFLTSIENVSQGTLFDGGRHYGFNQSLDSLKKEIIKDKNIWLPFENQSGESLYITGHSKGGALATGATVDFAEQFPGKKIETYIFEAARFFTAKGANDKHNKPLLDKIWRFEYQYDLVPHVPLGKVTYDFLLEHERPLAYLAEKFKLPEDSIKSWAKKVEDNNINFVSVGKLAYVDGSDQLAFFPTVQPDQIDLKYYRTRFIKSLGMTAMEMGNMGHFVKEQHSDCYLGYLKAKATNRSITELSKNC; encoded by the coding sequence GTGAAATTAGTATTAGTAATAACTGCTATTTTTTCTGCGTTCTATGCCTTGTCATCTAGTGCTGCGAATGAATGGGATATCAAAACTGCATATCGATTAGCAGTAGCGTCGGATTGTGCTTATAGTGCAGAAAACGGAAAATCAAAAGTAAGAGACTGTTTTAATCTACATATTAATAATGCTCCAAAAGGATCAGATGTTTTAGATGTATTCAAAGAATTACCTGACAATGCAATAGAGACTTTTAGAACCGGTGGTGTGTTTAGTGATGAGGATATAAACGCCGCTATATTGGTAAAAATTCCCGGTGGTGCGATTGTTGCTTTTAGGGGAACCAAGGCATCGCCGCAAGATTGGTTGCATAACATTTTTCTTACCAGTATTGAAAATGTATCGCAAGGGACATTATTTGATGGGGGTAGGCATTATGGCTTTAATCAATCCCTAGACTCCTTGAAAAAAGAAATCATAAAAGACAAAAACATTTGGCTACCTTTCGAAAATCAATCAGGAGAATCTCTATATATTACTGGGCATAGCAAAGGTGGTGCGTTGGCAACGGGAGCAACTGTTGATTTTGCCGAACAGTTTCCTGGTAAGAAGATTGAAACTTATATTTTTGAAGCAGCGAGATTTTTTACGGCAAAAGGAGCAAATGATAAACATAACAAACCTTTACTTGATAAAATTTGGCGCTTTGAGTATCAATATGACCTAGTTCCACATGTCCCATTAGGAAAAGTTACGTATGATTTCTTGCTAGAGCATGAGCGGCCACTTGCATATTTGGCAGAGAAATTTAAATTACCTGAGGATTCGATCAAGAGTTGGGCTAAAAAGGTTGAAGATAATAATATCAACTTTGTTTCAGTGGGTAAATTGGCATATGTTGATGGGAGTGATCAATTAGCGTTTTTTCCAACCGTGCAACCAGATCAAATTGATCTTAAGTATTACAGAACTCGCTTTATAAAGTCTTTAGGAATGACAGCAATGGAGATGGGTAATATGGGACATTTTGTGAAAGAGCAACACAGCGATTGTTATCTCGGTTATCTCAAGGCTAAGGCGACTAATCGATCAATAACCGAATTATCAAAAAACTGCTAG
- a CDS encoding DUF3175 domain-containing protein — protein MIRANSHCRLSGMSMFNVYISRVGKHLSVQKREVLKESKDELCELYGKPRTKV, from the coding sequence ATGATCCGCGCAAATTCGCATTGTCGCTTAAGCGGTATGTCGATGTTCAATGTTTATATCAGCCGGGTGGGAAAGCATTTGTCCGTACAGAAACGGGAAGTGCTGAAAGAATCCAAGGATGAGCTGTGTGAATTGTATGGAAAGCCGCGTACCAAAGTTTAA